From a single Adhaeribacter swui genomic region:
- a CDS encoding PorP/SprF family type IX secretion system membrane protein: MKKFILLSILVVSVWSVKAQSRKHMASFSQFGQYFNPSMTGMEGSQLKALYRDQWTGFQDAPRTLFISGEFDLANIKQTGTQASEASVLGAKNAFGLSLLHDTFGPYRENQLFLSYSSQVRLSEKLSLRAGAAVTYNNIYLDYMDLTMDQSNDPEFQDLLSSDNNKINKVDVNVGVTLTAENYYVGYALQDAAEGKLTAKGDYLNRAFPRQHVIQAGYRKALSEQFGVVVNGLYRYDTKLKETLEGQVKGVFNNTFWAGAGYRKDLAYTLTAGVRLNQVKLGYNYESVTGDARQMRNGSSNELVLTYQFNAGSAKDLGKKLVIW, from the coding sequence ATGAAAAAGTTTATTCTATTATCTATATTGGTGGTATCGGTTTGGAGCGTAAAAGCACAAAGCCGCAAGCACATGGCCAGCTTTTCTCAGTTTGGACAGTACTTTAACCCCTCTATGACCGGCATGGAAGGTTCGCAATTAAAAGCATTATACCGTGACCAGTGGACTGGCTTTCAGGATGCCCCCCGAACCTTATTTATCTCCGGCGAGTTTGATTTAGCCAACATAAAGCAAACCGGTACGCAGGCCAGTGAGGCATCGGTTTTAGGTGCCAAAAATGCATTTGGTTTATCTTTACTGCACGATACGTTTGGCCCTTATCGCGAAAATCAGTTGTTTTTAAGTTACAGTTCGCAGGTGCGTTTGTCTGAGAAGTTAAGCCTGCGGGCTGGCGCGGCGGTAACTTACAATAACATTTACCTGGATTACATGGACCTGACTATGGATCAATCGAATGATCCGGAGTTCCAGGATTTATTGAGCAGCGATAATAACAAAATCAATAAGGTAGATGTAAACGTGGGGGTAACCTTAACCGCCGAAAATTACTATGTGGGCTATGCTTTGCAGGATGCCGCCGAAGGAAAACTAACCGCTAAAGGCGATTACCTGAACCGGGCATTTCCGCGGCAACACGTAATACAAGCGGGCTACCGCAAAGCCTTATCGGAGCAATTTGGCGTGGTTGTAAATGGCTTGTACCGTTACGATACGAAGTTAAAAGAAACTTTAGAAGGCCAGGTAAAAGGCGTATTTAATAATACATTTTGGGCTGGCGCTGGCTATCGTAAAGATTTAGCTTATACCTTAACTGCTGGGGTGCGTTTAAACCAGGTGAAGTTAGGCTATAATTACGAATCGGTAACCGGTGATGCGCGC